A DNA window from Paenibacillus sp. HWE-109 contains the following coding sequences:
- a CDS encoding carbohydrate ABC transporter permease: MEVVTESFRGNSVKKQVRQVSFGKISGKVLLWIFLLVTALVIIFPVVVTFLGSLMSNIEITKGGTIFPSSLHFENYSEAWVQANFARFTWNSLFLSGATTIGTLIVASMAAYVVERIAFPGKALFVGIQAATMFISIGAVVIRPQFELMVKLHLHTNLWGVVLILISGHAYIFFILLSFLQGISRELDEAARIDGCTNAGIFWRIILPLMRPGLGVGALFTFCGAWNEYLRPLVFTMTNPKLQTLTVGLSYLRYGASAAVQTHYMLAGACLSILPLLVVYMIANKSFMQMTAGSLKG, from the coding sequence ATGGAAGTCGTTACAGAATCTTTCAGAGGAAATAGTGTCAAAAAGCAAGTCCGGCAGGTCTCATTCGGAAAAATTAGCGGTAAAGTGCTGCTCTGGATCTTCTTACTCGTCACGGCGCTGGTCATCATCTTTCCCGTTGTTGTGACTTTTCTGGGCTCACTGATGTCCAATATTGAAATCACCAAAGGCGGAACCATCTTCCCCTCCTCGCTGCATTTCGAGAATTACTCGGAAGCATGGGTTCAAGCGAATTTTGCCAGATTTACTTGGAACAGCTTGTTTCTGAGCGGTGCGACGACGATCGGCACCTTGATCGTCGCTTCCATGGCTGCTTATGTCGTAGAGCGAATTGCCTTTCCGGGGAAGGCGCTGTTCGTAGGCATTCAAGCTGCAACGATGTTTATTTCAATTGGGGCTGTTGTTATCAGGCCGCAATTTGAACTGATGGTTAAGCTTCATCTGCATACGAATTTATGGGGTGTAGTCCTCATTTTGATTAGTGGTCATGCCTATATTTTCTTCATTCTGCTTAGCTTTTTACAAGGAATTTCCCGGGAATTAGATGAAGCCGCGCGGATAGACGGCTGCACCAATGCGGGGATCTTCTGGCGAATTATTTTACCGTTAATGCGTCCAGGCTTAGGGGTTGGGGCCCTGTTTACATTTTGTGGCGCGTGGAATGAATACTTGCGCCCTTTGGTGTTCACGATGACGAATCCCAAGCTGCAAACGCTGACGGTTGGATTGTCATACCTGCGTTATGGCGCATCGGCAGCGGTTCAAACACACTATATGCTGGCAGGCGCTTGTTTATCGATTCTGCCGCTTTTGGTCGTCTACATGATAGCTAACAAATCGTTCATGCAAATGACCGCTGGATCACTCAAGGGCTAG
- a CDS encoding carbohydrate ABC transporter permease, which yields MNRTRQIGFSYLFLFPSFLLTMVLGVYPIAWAIRYMFYEYKGFGAASFVGFDNFRRLLEDSEYWHSVINTFVYAGGKLLITLPLSLILAVILNQKLRGRNWLRAIYFMPTIISSAVMAVVFFIIFNSYNGILNQYLIKFHIISERIDWLGPKHAMLTTIIIAAWGAVGNYMLLFLAGLQNIPNDVYESSSLDGANKWQQFWYLTIPMLGPVLQIVIMLAIINSLKGYESIMVLTEGGPVGKTEVMYLYVYKLFFPTASGSLTEQQFGYGSAVGFVTAVIVGIITLAYHAMSRRLNKLQ from the coding sequence ATGAACCGGACTCGTCAGATTGGGTTTTCATATTTATTTTTATTTCCGAGCTTTCTGCTGACAATGGTGCTAGGCGTCTATCCGATTGCTTGGGCAATCCGCTATATGTTTTATGAATACAAAGGGTTCGGTGCTGCCTCTTTTGTGGGCTTTGATAATTTCCGCAGGTTGCTGGAAGATTCAGAGTATTGGCATTCGGTCATTAATACATTTGTTTACGCAGGCGGCAAGCTGCTGATTACGCTGCCTTTGAGCTTAATCCTTGCTGTTATTCTTAATCAAAAGCTGCGGGGCCGCAATTGGCTTAGAGCGATCTATTTTATGCCCACCATCATCAGTTCTGCTGTTATGGCTGTTGTCTTCTTTATCATTTTCAATTCGTACAACGGAATTCTCAACCAATATTTAATCAAGTTTCACATCATCTCGGAAAGAATCGATTGGCTCGGACCTAAACATGCCATGCTCACAACGATCATTATTGCGGCATGGGGAGCGGTGGGCAACTACATGCTCTTATTCTTAGCCGGTCTTCAAAATATTCCAAACGATGTATATGAAAGCTCATCGCTGGATGGGGCAAATAAATGGCAGCAGTTCTGGTACTTAACGATTCCAATGCTCGGACCTGTGCTCCAAATCGTCATTATGCTGGCGATTATTAACTCGCTCAAAGGCTATGAAAGCATCATGGTCTTAACAGAAGGCGGACCTGTTGGCAAAACAGAAGTCATGTATTTATATGTGTATAAATTGTTCTTCCCAACCGCATCAGGTTCGTTGACAGAGCAACAATTTGGCTATGGAAGCGCGGTTGGATTCGTTACGGCGGTCATCGTCGGTATCATCACTTTAGCGTACCATGCGATGTCCAGGCGTCTGAACAAACTTCAATAA
- a CDS encoding ABC transporter substrate-binding protein: MVKKIGTVTLSVLLAGSLAACSSGKDNAATSPAASAKPTDAASAAPVKKDKTKLVYWTGDRHDMDYIKSVVQKFNDTNKDNIEVEMVVKTEDFNQAIDLAFASGQAPDVLRVKENTIQPFQAKGYLKPIDSYLDDAIKKKFPIIDDFNRLDGKIYSLPNYGSTLRLVYNKELFAKAGIAAPPKSLKEMVEDAKKITAVGKASGAYGFAQNFKSPESALGRSARVIAEASGYGGLGFDFKTAKFDFSSYKDIIQSFKQMVDDGSTLPGMESLDIDPLRAQFAEGKIGMYISFSSEPGVYANQFPAKIEWAAAPVPSIDGTVKGATSFLGGQWLAISNTSKNADQAWKFMKFMYEDEVLKTYHEKGFGLSMVPSISAVAKKPEIKGIDGFLPAGNDGTWPLQPTVTVEGIKFNDAFFKYMISGGNLDQTIQDLNKRYNDALDKAIAKGTVKIQPNPNFDPMKLMAK, from the coding sequence ATGGTAAAAAAAATCGGGACGGTCACATTAAGTGTTTTACTAGCAGGCAGTTTGGCAGCTTGCAGCAGCGGCAAAGACAATGCGGCAACAAGCCCGGCTGCATCCGCAAAGCCAACGGACGCAGCTAGTGCAGCTCCTGTTAAGAAAGATAAGACGAAGCTTGTTTACTGGACGGGTGATCGTCATGATATGGATTATATTAAAAGCGTTGTGCAGAAATTCAATGATACAAACAAAGACAACATTGAAGTTGAGATGGTCGTGAAGACCGAAGATTTCAATCAAGCGATTGACTTGGCTTTCGCTTCCGGACAAGCGCCTGATGTCCTGCGCGTGAAGGAAAATACGATTCAACCTTTTCAAGCCAAAGGATACCTCAAACCAATCGACAGCTACCTAGACGATGCGATCAAGAAGAAATTCCCAATCATTGACGACTTCAACCGTCTGGATGGGAAAATCTACAGCCTTCCGAACTATGGTTCCACGTTGCGCCTTGTTTATAATAAAGAGCTTTTCGCCAAAGCAGGTATTGCCGCTCCTCCGAAATCGTTGAAAGAAATGGTTGAGGATGCGAAGAAAATCACAGCTGTAGGCAAAGCTTCCGGCGCTTATGGATTCGCTCAAAACTTCAAAAGTCCAGAGAGTGCGCTAGGTCGTTCGGCAAGAGTGATCGCGGAAGCAAGCGGCTACGGCGGACTTGGCTTTGACTTCAAAACAGCGAAGTTTGATTTCAGCAGCTACAAAGATATTATTCAATCCTTCAAACAGATGGTGGATGACGGCAGTACCTTGCCAGGTATGGAGTCCTTGGATATTGACCCGCTGCGCGCTCAGTTTGCGGAAGGCAAAATCGGCATGTATATTTCCTTCTCCTCCGAGCCTGGTGTATACGCGAATCAGTTCCCTGCCAAAATTGAGTGGGCCGCTGCACCTGTACCGTCCATTGATGGCACTGTCAAAGGCGCTACCTCCTTCTTGGGCGGTCAATGGTTAGCGATCAGCAACACATCCAAAAATGCTGACCAAGCTTGGAAATTCATGAAGTTCATGTATGAAGATGAAGTGCTCAAAACGTATCACGAAAAAGGTTTCGGTCTTTCCATGGTGCCATCGATCTCCGCGGTTGCCAAAAAACCGGAAATCAAAGGCATTGACGGCTTCTTGCCTGCAGGCAACGACGGCACATGGCCGTTGCAGCCAACCGTAACGGTGGAAGGCATTAAATTCAATGACGCTTTCTTTAAATACATGATTAGCGGTGGGAACCTGGATCAAACGATTCAAGATTTGAATAAGCGCTACAATGATGCGCTGGACAAAGCGATTGCCAAAGGCACCGTTAAAATTCAGCCGAACCCTAACTTTGATCCAATGAAATTAATGGCCAAATAA
- a CDS encoding response regulator, with product MNRLVKLCVVDDIRSVVEMITSKIPWQDHGIEIVGSATNGEEGLAVILASQPDLILTDIRMPKMDGLEMTRSILEVLPHSKVIILSAYTDFDYAQKAIQYGALDYVKKPFSIDQIVKAVVKAKEVWEQENVNRSHVIGLEKKIKESMPALRQEYLSLLVHHQTNEAELTKLSSFLDIHAMAPPFVVMTIQIDQFTDKYGEVPVKELELARFSLQNIVEETIAFYTTAVVFREAFNRYICILNRQMDESPITIADQCCANIARHTKFTISIGIGLTADTVQGLPKSYQQSLSALSYHFYTGGNGAFSYNTDAQDQPVEWIYTEDSENEFLFAFRSGNREKCVEWAMDIFAEMGKTSVLPEPGVVERLLQGLVLRMLRVLLEKFPRASLAEFESKVQAIKSDSGADLHEYRAWFIDLCDVGCRHINQERASESQKIIYRSAEYIKSHLHEDLTLEHCAKQVNLSWGYYSNLFKKVTGTAFQQFVTQAKMERAKSMLIEDYQVQEIAQQLGYEHRRYFSEVFKKQTGLTPTEFKEMSLGKSSPS from the coding sequence ATGAATCGACTGGTTAAACTATGCGTCGTTGATGATATTCGCAGTGTTGTGGAAATGATTACATCGAAGATTCCCTGGCAGGACCACGGCATTGAAATTGTGGGCAGCGCGACGAATGGAGAGGAAGGCTTGGCGGTCATTCTCGCGAGTCAGCCAGATCTTATTTTGACCGATATTCGGATGCCAAAAATGGATGGACTTGAGATGACGCGAAGCATTCTGGAAGTGCTGCCTCATAGTAAAGTTATTATTTTGAGCGCCTATACTGATTTCGACTATGCTCAGAAGGCCATTCAATACGGGGCTTTGGATTATGTGAAAAAGCCGTTTTCCATCGATCAAATTGTGAAGGCTGTTGTGAAAGCCAAAGAAGTCTGGGAGCAAGAAAACGTAAACCGTTCTCACGTGATTGGTTTGGAAAAGAAGATCAAAGAAAGCATGCCAGCCTTGCGGCAGGAGTACTTGTCACTGCTTGTCCACCATCAAACGAATGAGGCAGAATTGACGAAATTATCGAGCTTCCTCGATATTCATGCGATGGCGCCGCCGTTTGTGGTGATGACGATCCAAATCGATCAGTTTACGGATAAATATGGTGAAGTTCCTGTGAAAGAACTGGAGCTGGCCCGGTTTTCATTGCAAAATATTGTCGAAGAAACGATCGCCTTCTATACCACGGCTGTTGTATTCCGCGAGGCTTTCAATCGCTACATTTGCATTCTGAACAGGCAGATGGATGAGTCGCCGATCACGATTGCCGATCAGTGCTGCGCCAATATTGCCAGGCATACGAAGTTCACTATATCCATCGGAATCGGATTGACCGCAGATACGGTTCAAGGTCTGCCGAAGAGCTATCAGCAGTCGCTCAGCGCACTGTCCTATCATTTCTACACAGGCGGCAATGGCGCCTTCAGCTATAATACGGATGCACAGGATCAGCCAGTGGAGTGGATTTATACGGAGGACAGCGAGAATGAGTTCCTTTTCGCGTTCCGCTCCGGCAACCGCGAGAAATGCGTGGAATGGGCGATGGACATTTTCGCGGAGATGGGCAAGACCTCCGTTCTTCCTGAACCGGGTGTTGTTGAACGACTGCTGCAAGGCCTTGTCCTGCGCATGCTGCGGGTCCTGCTGGAGAAGTTCCCGCGTGCCAGCCTAGCTGAATTCGAGTCCAAAGTGCAAGCTATCAAGAGCGACAGCGGGGCGGATTTGCACGAGTATCGCGCCTGGTTTATCGATTTGTGCGATGTCGGCTGCCGGCATATCAATCAGGAGCGGGCGAGTGAATCGCAGAAAATTATTTACCGTTCCGCGGAATATATCAAGTCGCATCTTCACGAGGATTTGACCTTGGAACACTGCGCCAAGCAGGTGAACCTGAGTTGGGGCTATTATTCCAACTTGTTCAAGAAGGTGACAGGGACTGCTTTTCAGCAGTTCGTCACGCAGGCCAAGATGGAGCGGGCCAAATCGATGCTCATTGAGGATTATCAAGTGCAGGAAATCGCGCAGCAGCTCGGTTACGAGCACAGGCGCTATTTCAGCGAGGTCTTCAAGAAACAAACCGGTCTCACGCCAACCGAATTCAAAGAAATGTCTCTGGGCAAGTCCTCACCATCATGA
- a CDS encoding sensor histidine kinase, with protein MNRQAIWSLIPRVFHSFSLKQRIWLTFVVLITLGLMATGSIAYFIASKEIQRNALQSSQDTVNQSAQIVNERLKNIGIAVRALMFSDAFKQLMKDVQSNDRSSYYKSLTSLQYVFSQVKFNDSMIDSILIATPIGDFYPTSSVRNTSNSFYKSEMYTHFQLLKRGFWSKGHVDTFFTGKQRVLSLVTEGAGEDSFLAYESTNVYVVVNVKEDDLRDLFMQNLSQSNKKYYFIDSLGEDVNYADRNSEGDRIQRPAFPEQLTEEMKGSFFYSSAKKDYLVNYSRLEVKDDWMIVGVQAKDELLSKLNGIKRATTYVIIGFIILSLFITNNLTYLLLKPLFRLQKLMKRVEENDLSVRFESAYKDEVSQVGFRFNRMLDEIKQLIEDVKNRERDKRKAEIKALSAQMDPHFFYNTLNTIYCKSVLGENEDVNEMILALSQMFQISLSGGRDLITLGDELDHVRQYLAIQQRSYENLFVCHFEIEEPLLQCLVPKIMIQPLIENCILHGFKNMSSGGEIRLTARNDGEWLHITVEDNGQGLIPEKLLHGLVQPTTSKHGYALRNIYTRLHLYYGERGRMEIRNNDCGGAYIALWLPCYESEEDFHESTG; from the coding sequence ATGAATAGACAAGCTATCTGGTCGCTAATTCCGCGCGTATTTCATTCTTTTTCTTTAAAACAAAGGATTTGGTTGACGTTTGTTGTCTTAATTACCTTAGGTCTGATGGCCACGGGAAGCATTGCTTACTTCATCGCTTCCAAAGAGATTCAGCGCAATGCGCTCCAATCCAGCCAGGATACAGTGAACCAATCCGCACAAATCGTAAATGAGCGATTGAAAAATATCGGAATCGCAGTCCGGGCGTTGATGTTCAGCGATGCCTTCAAGCAGTTGATGAAGGATGTACAGAGCAATGACAGATCGAGTTATTATAAGTCTTTGACTTCGCTGCAGTATGTCTTCTCGCAGGTGAAATTTAACGATTCGATGATTGATAGTATTCTGATTGCCACCCCGATCGGGGACTTCTACCCGACATCCAGTGTGCGGAACACGAGTAATTCCTTTTATAAATCCGAGATGTATACTCACTTCCAGTTATTGAAGCGCGGGTTCTGGAGCAAAGGCCATGTAGATACTTTTTTTACAGGCAAGCAGCGAGTCCTTTCCCTTGTGACTGAAGGTGCGGGGGAAGACTCTTTTTTGGCTTACGAATCGACGAATGTCTACGTAGTTGTTAACGTTAAGGAAGATGATCTAAGAGATCTATTCATGCAGAATCTATCCCAATCCAATAAAAAGTATTATTTCATCGACTCCCTGGGAGAAGATGTGAATTACGCTGATCGGAATAGCGAGGGGGATCGGATTCAACGTCCTGCCTTCCCGGAGCAGTTGACGGAGGAGATGAAGGGCTCGTTTTTCTATAGTAGCGCTAAGAAGGACTACTTAGTTAACTATTCGCGCCTGGAGGTCAAGGATGATTGGATGATCGTCGGCGTTCAAGCGAAGGACGAGCTGCTCTCCAAACTGAATGGAATTAAACGGGCGACGACTTACGTAATTATCGGATTTATTATTTTATCGCTGTTTATCACGAATAATTTGACCTATTTGTTGTTGAAGCCGCTATTTAGACTGCAAAAACTAATGAAGCGGGTTGAAGAGAATGATCTTTCCGTGCGTTTCGAAAGTGCCTATAAAGATGAAGTTTCCCAGGTTGGGTTCCGTTTTAATCGGATGCTGGATGAAATCAAGCAATTGATTGAGGATGTGAAGAACCGCGAGAGGGATAAGCGGAAGGCGGAAATCAAGGCTTTATCGGCGCAGATGGATCCGCATTTCTTTTATAATACGTTGAACACGATCTATTGCAAGTCTGTTTTGGGTGAGAATGAAGATGTGAATGAAATGATTTTGGCTTTATCGCAAATGTTTCAGATCAGCCTAAGCGGCGGGCGGGATTTGATTACACTTGGCGATGAACTCGATCATGTTCGTCAATATTTAGCGATTCAGCAAAGATCGTATGAGAATTTATTCGTATGCCACTTCGAAATTGAAGAGCCGCTGCTGCAGTGTTTGGTACCCAAGATTATGATTCAGCCGCTGATCGAAAATTGCATTTTACACGGATTCAAAAATATGTCTTCAGGCGGGGAAATTCGCCTAACAGCACGAAACGACGGAGAATGGCTCCATATAACCGTTGAGGATAACGGACAGGGACTCATTCCAGAGAAGCTGCTGCATGGCCTTGTACAACCAACCACATCCAAGCATGGGTATGCGCTGCGGAATATTTATACGCGGTTGCACCTTTACTATGGTGAGCGCGGGCGAATGGAGATTAGGAATAATGACTGCGGAGGCGCCTATATTGCCTTATGGCTGCCCTGTTATGAAAGTGAGGAAGATTTCCATGAATCGACTGGTTAA
- a CDS encoding spermidine synthase: MQLLAKEISNNHVISVYETSELYGDKGHFRVLQFSNEAIQGAIDVTNPARILFEYPRAIIHLMEVNHPSFEDIFVIGHGIGTIASHFSDKRFVIAELDEKVVELSRRFFGYSRDNVRVGDGRHLLASEQPSTYDCIIVDAFTSSGTPRHLTSLEFFQLAHDKLHPGGALIMNLFGTGVQDRYIQAIHTTLREAFAYTKVFLLRTDGGRDVTNMIFIGQDNPIDYSARHLAGFIETTLEQGYVIQE; encoded by the coding sequence TTGCAACTATTGGCTAAAGAAATCAGCAATAACCATGTTATTTCTGTTTATGAGACCTCCGAGCTTTATGGGGACAAAGGGCACTTTCGCGTCCTGCAATTTTCCAATGAGGCCATTCAAGGGGCTATCGATGTAACGAATCCAGCGCGTATTCTATTTGAATATCCAAGGGCTATTATTCACCTGATGGAAGTCAATCATCCCTCTTTCGAGGATATTTTTGTCATTGGACATGGCATCGGGACCATCGCAAGCCATTTCTCGGACAAGCGATTTGTGATCGCGGAGCTTGATGAGAAGGTCGTGGAATTAAGCAGGCGTTTCTTCGGCTACAGCCGGGACAACGTGCGGGTTGGCGATGGTCGCCACTTGCTTGCCAGTGAACAACCAAGCACGTATGATTGCATCATTGTGGATGCCTTCACTTCCAGTGGCACGCCGCGTCATCTGACCTCACTGGAGTTCTTCCAACTTGCTCATGACAAGCTTCATCCTGGTGGAGCCCTCATCATGAACTTGTTCGGCACAGGGGTTCAAGACCGGTACATACAAGCCATTCATACGACGCTTCGCGAAGCTTTTGCCTATACCAAAGTGTTCTTGCTGCGCACCGATGGAGGTAGAGACGTCACCAATATGATCTTCATAGGTCAAGACAACCCCATCGACTATTCAGCTCGCCATCTGGCTGGTTTCATAGAGACGACGCTTGAGCAAGGCTATGTTATTCAGGAATGA